One segment of Deltaproteobacteria bacterium DNA contains the following:
- a CDS encoding ABC transporter substrate-binding protein, with protein sequence MKRNHFQVILLVWLVIAMSTIVFLAPGHAKEKAVQTGDVVFVTKATHFSMVGGDPVTLAGAGQAVIPSAVFDSLAERDADGNVLPGLAKSWKIAPDWSYIDFVLREGVKFHNGAEVTAEDVKYSLETYMRKGSKFATKGLLKRSIKKIEVQGPYKIRFNLKSPWPWWYEAIPWPFPKEYREKVGDKGFAKKPIGAGSFRWVDYKQDRWVKLAAVKDHYRKTPEFKTLKLMAVPEASTRLAMLKSGEADIVGLIGPHIQQVRDDPEMSVKLIKDVQEQCLIYADLALPDKPSPWHDKRVRIAASMAIDRKAICEKILFGLGTPTGEVISPVTRGYDPSVKPDPYNPEAAKALLAEAGYSKGFKTVISTKQTRLLFMQAIAANLADVGINAELKVLENAAWNEGMRNKKFQGLTHLATFFGGSPHVAKDGLILFTKLTPWCYNTTPEIEATIMKSMFAISEADMTKAGRQISKLIRESRIRMPLWNNHVAFGLGPRIEYWGARTGFPTPSRFETIRLKH encoded by the coding sequence ATGAAAAGAAACCATTTTCAAGTCATTCTGTTAGTCTGGTTGGTCATAGCCATGTCAACCATAGTTTTTCTTGCGCCTGGCCATGCCAAGGAAAAAGCGGTACAAACCGGGGATGTGGTGTTTGTTACTAAAGCCACTCATTTCTCCATGGTTGGTGGTGATCCCGTTACCCTAGCTGGCGCTGGACAGGCAGTAATTCCCAGCGCCGTGTTCGATAGCCTGGCCGAGAGAGATGCGGACGGGAACGTCCTGCCCGGCCTGGCAAAATCCTGGAAGATCGCCCCAGACTGGAGCTACATTGATTTTGTCCTCAGGGAGGGCGTCAAATTTCACAACGGGGCTGAAGTGACGGCTGAGGATGTGAAATACAGTCTGGAAACCTATATGCGCAAGGGTAGTAAGTTTGCTACGAAGGGACTATTAAAGCGATCAATCAAGAAGATTGAGGTGCAGGGCCCTTATAAAATACGCTTTAACCTAAAAAGCCCCTGGCCATGGTGGTATGAAGCTATCCCATGGCCTTTCCCCAAGGAATACCGGGAAAAGGTGGGCGATAAGGGATTTGCCAAAAAGCCGATTGGGGCCGGGTCGTTCAGATGGGTGGATTATAAGCAGGATAGATGGGTCAAGCTGGCGGCCGTCAAAGACCATTACCGAAAAACTCCCGAGTTCAAAACGTTAAAGTTAATGGCCGTTCCCGAAGCCAGTACCCGGTTGGCCATGTTAAAAAGCGGAGAAGCGGATATCGTAGGCCTTATCGGGCCTCATATCCAGCAGGTGCGGGACGACCCGGAAATGAGCGTAAAGCTAATCAAAGACGTTCAGGAACAGTGCCTGATTTATGCTGATCTAGCTTTGCCCGACAAACCCAGCCCATGGCATGATAAGCGCGTTCGCATCGCGGCCAGCATGGCCATCGACCGGAAGGCTATTTGCGAGAAGATCCTCTTCGGACTGGGCACTCCAACCGGGGAGGTCATCTCTCCGGTAACACGAGGGTATGATCCAAGCGTCAAGCCCGATCCATATAATCCGGAAGCGGCCAAGGCATTGCTTGCCGAGGCCGGATACTCCAAGGGCTTCAAAACCGTGATTTCCACGAAACAGACCAGATTGTTATTTATGCAAGCCATCGCTGCAAATCTCGCGGATGTGGGAATTAACGCAGAATTGAAAGTATTGGAAAACGCCGCCTGGAACGAGGGGATGCGGAATAAGAAGTTCCAGGGGCTCACCCACCTGGCTACATTCTTTGGCGGCTCACCGCATGTGGCCAAGGATGGTCTCATTCTGTTCACTAAACTTACACCCTGGTGTTACAACACCACCCCGGAGATTGAAGCTACGATCATGAAATCAATGTTTGCCATATCCGAAGCGGACATGACCAAGGCCGGGAGGCAAATATCCAAGCTCATTCGCGAGAGCCGTATCAGGATGCCTCTGTGGAACAACCATGTTGCTTTTGGACTGGGCCCGAGGATTGAGTATTGGGGAGCAAGAACTGGTTTTCCTACACCCAGTCGCTTTGAAACCATCAGGCTCAAACATTGA
- a CDS encoding radical SAM protein: MDVQSLLTAESTKSLLQQMVDDQEARDMVISFIEQKSYQDAMEGNTDNRPKRVQEDRHDYAMALLHSFNRSIERGLISKHVLNRLLDIFLSNVIMNKDNEEASHSLGFKPPLLLVISPTGKCNLKCSDCYAASDVTQQVSLDFKTFDRIITDKKKLWGSHFTTISGGEPMLWRDEGYDLLDMVAKHDTEMFMMYTNGTLIDDDAAKRMADLGNITPAVSLEGFEKETDARRGKGTFKRIMKTFERLRKHGVPFGISVTPTRLNWDVATSDRFIDFCFLEQGAFYGWLFQYMPIGRGQSLELMVTPEQRVEMLRRTQRFVRERKIFLADFWNSGTAAGGCISAGRQGGYFYIDWHGNITPCVFIPYAVDNIYDIYNRGANLNTPLESPFFKAIRKWQDEYGYKQSGKKTDNWLCPCPIRDHFNIVREAAMNTGVKPINEEAAIAINDKSYCDGMVCYGEKLKQLTDPIWEKEYLATVEPVTEEKQRPEVPHMVVSEPFKA; this comes from the coding sequence ATGGACGTTCAATCATTACTTACTGCTGAATCAACTAAGTCACTTCTTCAACAGATGGTTGATGACCAAGAGGCCAGAGATATGGTCATCAGCTTCATTGAACAAAAATCCTATCAGGATGCGATGGAGGGAAATACTGATAATAGACCGAAACGCGTTCAAGAAGATAGACATGACTATGCCATGGCGCTTCTGCATAGTTTTAATCGATCGATCGAGCGCGGGTTGATCTCGAAGCACGTGTTAAACCGGCTCCTAGATATATTTTTAAGTAATGTGATCATGAACAAAGACAATGAGGAGGCTTCTCATTCCCTGGGGTTCAAACCTCCATTACTCCTGGTAATCAGTCCCACCGGAAAATGCAATTTAAAATGCAGCGACTGTTATGCTGCCAGTGATGTTACCCAGCAGGTCAGCCTGGATTTCAAAACCTTCGACCGTATCATTACAGATAAAAAAAAACTATGGGGGTCTCATTTCACGACGATCTCTGGCGGTGAACCAATGTTGTGGCGTGATGAAGGTTACGATCTTCTCGACATGGTCGCCAAGCACGATACTGAGATGTTCATGATGTACACTAACGGCACCTTGATTGACGACGATGCCGCGAAGCGCATGGCTGATTTGGGCAACATCACGCCGGCTGTATCTTTGGAAGGATTTGAAAAGGAAACAGATGCTCGAAGAGGTAAGGGTACCTTCAAGCGTATTATGAAGACCTTTGAAAGATTGAGAAAGCATGGGGTACCCTTTGGTATCTCGGTCACACCAACGAGGCTCAACTGGGATGTGGCCACCAGTGATCGCTTCATTGATTTCTGTTTCCTGGAGCAGGGCGCCTTCTACGGCTGGCTCTTCCAGTATATGCCTATCGGACGCGGCCAGTCCCTTGAGCTGATGGTTACCCCTGAGCAGCGTGTAGAGATGCTTCGGCGGACGCAGCGGTTTGTTCGGGAGCGGAAAATATTCCTGGCAGACTTCTGGAACAGCGGCACCGCCGCTGGCGGTTGCATTAGTGCCGGACGTCAGGGAGGATATTTTTACATTGATTGGCACGGTAACATCACGCCCTGTGTCTTCATCCCTTATGCGGTGGATAATATTTATGACATTTACAACAGAGGCGCAAACCTCAATACGCCCCTGGAATCCCCTTTCTTCAAAGCGATTCGTAAATGGCAGGATGAATACGGATACAAGCAATCCGGGAAAAAGACGGATAACTGGCTTTGCCCATGCCCGATCAGGGACCATTTCAACATTGTCAGGGAAGCGGCCATGAATACCGGGGTCAAGCCTATCAATGAAGAGGCAGCCATTGCCATAAATGACAAGTCATACTGCGACGGCATGGTTTGCTATGGAGAAAAATTAAAACAATTAACCGACCCGATCTGGGAGAAAGAATACCTCGCCACCGTGGAACCGGTAACTGAAGAAAAACAGAGGCCGGAAGTGCCTCATATGGTGGTCTCGGAACCTTTTAAGGCCTAA
- a CDS encoding glyceraldehyde-3-phosphate dehydrogenase, which yields MAASQKNPGVKLGINALGRVGKLTLWHHISRKYFDEIVVNLGRQVGGSLHDLAHYIERDSTYGSLQGFLYGHRAAPVINEVDEADSTIIIDEIKVKILTKERNPKEIDWAGEDVQLVVDTTGQFLDPTIPGDDPKGSCLGHLESGAEKVLVSAPFKIKDESESMPDFAVTTVMGINDRDYDPRKHRIISGASCTTTCLAHMFKPLLDYFGAKRILSTSMATIHAMTPSQVVLDRMPKAGASDLRKTRSTMNNIILTSTGAAKTLVLVIPEMKQIGFIAESVRIPTTTGSLIILVVNLQDDPTGQSIRRDLINDIYKKAAEADKDDYLLYTEKQNASSDIIGHPKAAAIIEGHETHTRTAEIVINLENILGDQSKIVEQIGDNNLKISVTQAVIYGWYDNEFGGFVNMFGDLTVSIAENM from the coding sequence ATGGCAGCATCGCAAAAGAACCCTGGAGTTAAGCTGGGAATAAACGCTTTAGGACGCGTCGGGAAGCTCACCTTGTGGCATCATATCTCACGGAAATATTTCGACGAAATCGTGGTGAACCTGGGCCGTCAGGTAGGCGGCTCGCTTCACGATCTGGCCCACTATATCGAGCGCGATTCGACCTACGGCTCTCTGCAAGGATTTCTATACGGCCACAGGGCCGCGCCGGTGATTAACGAGGTGGATGAAGCCGACAGCACGATCATTATTGACGAAATTAAGGTCAAGATCTTGACCAAGGAGCGCAATCCCAAGGAGATAGACTGGGCCGGAGAGGACGTCCAGCTAGTCGTGGATACCACCGGCCAGTTCCTTGACCCAACCATACCGGGCGATGACCCCAAAGGCTCATGTCTGGGCCATCTCGAGTCCGGAGCCGAGAAGGTCCTTGTTTCGGCGCCGTTCAAGATCAAGGACGAAAGCGAATCTATGCCCGACTTCGCCGTGACGACGGTCATGGGGATTAATGACCGTGATTACGATCCTCGAAAACACAGGATCATCTCCGGCGCCTCCTGCACCACCACCTGCCTGGCCCACATGTTCAAGCCTCTTCTGGATTACTTTGGAGCCAAACGGATTCTCTCGACCTCCATGGCCACGATTCATGCCATGACTCCTTCTCAGGTGGTGCTGGATCGAATGCCCAAGGCCGGTGCAAGCGACCTGAGGAAAACACGAAGCACCATGAACAACATCATCCTCACTTCCACCGGTGCAGCCAAAACCCTGGTCTTGGTCATCCCGGAAATGAAACAGATCGGTTTCATTGCCGAGTCGGTTCGGATTCCAACGACTACCGGCTCGCTGATCATCCTGGTGGTCAACCTTCAGGACGACCCAACGGGCCAATCAATCCGGCGTGATCTGATCAATGACATTTACAAGAAGGCGGCCGAAGCTGATAAAGACGACTACCTCCTTTACACCGAAAAACAGAATGCTTCGAGCGACATCATCGGCCATCCCAAGGCGGCGGCGATTATCGAGGGGCACGAAACTCACACCCGGACGGCTGAAATCGTCATCAACCTGGAAAACATCCTTGGCGATCAATCGAAAATCGTTGAACAGATCGGTGACAACAATCTCAAAATCTCGGTCACTCAGGCCGTGATCTACGGCTGGTATGACAACGAGTTTGGAGGCTTCGTCAACATGTTCGGCGACCTCACCGTCAGCATTGCCGAAAATATGTAG